From Apium graveolens cultivar Ventura chromosome 9, ASM990537v1, whole genome shotgun sequence, the proteins below share one genomic window:
- the LOC141682678 gene encoding uncharacterized protein LOC141682678 isoform X1, whose amino-acid sequence MDDFAPSFSLGIDFDLDSEPQFDDPPPDPVIVQPPSDPVNISLKFDNDDDFQSPGPYPDTRPTLKRLRRGPTAPKRQVTWCNVDDEIEDFSSDDYSDELPSTQYKSVCRSSKLSLPKHGVLSSQSSKKRKDVINTPSSANMNRSSNDVMFPKLIVSPLRKFQLIDSDSDFDDLTGHGCANVNVSKPSSSSKARQSSPHENGSPGEELRKEAQASVSKKDDLWGGFCLDKKIPIQTPVFDEVCEELFKSAKETSTHSTAKVCEQRNKNINHEQQINLGAPLPPAHSYFFHDDIRIQNLVRSRLPNFFPLMTEDIRGSGQHDASVIDYMGQFNHGESSKQASGKKKAVPNSSKSRKQSKKTNVEEVAQGSGSWVNPKSSTKIPKNAGKRRVQACGQSTQSAGQSTQSVGHWYTGSNGKRVYVTKTGEELTGKIAYSRYKKDKGGFTKKSGTRKKSGAKKK is encoded by the exons ATGGATGATTTCGCACCTTCTTTCTCTCTAGGTATCGATTTTGACCTCGATTCGGAGCCCCAATTCGACGACCCACCACCCGACCCAGTTATTGTGCAGCCCCCTTCAGACCCGGTTAACATTTCCCTCAAATTTGACAACGACGATGATTTTCAATCACCGGGTCCTTACCCGGATACTCGCCCCACTTTGAAGCGGCTCCGTCGTGGCCCCACAGCACCTAAACGACAAGTCACTTGGTGTAATGTTGATGATGAAATTGAAGATTTCTCTTCTGATGATTACT CTGATGAACTTCCATCTACACAGTACAAATCTGTGTGCAGGAGCTCCAAGTTGTCATTGCCTAAACATGGGGTTTTGAGTTCTCAATCgtcaaagaaaagaaaagatgtTATAAATACTCCATCTTCTGCCAATATGAATAGAAGCAGCAACGATGTTATGTTCCCAAAGTTAATTGTTAGTCCTCTAAGAAAATTCCAGTTGATTGATTCTGATTCTGATTTTGACGATCTTACTGGCCATGGCTGTGCTAATGTAAACGTCAGTAAACCTAGTTCATCTTCAAAGGCAAGACAGTCAAGTCCTCATGAGAATGGAAGTCCGGgagaagaattaagaaaagaGGCGCAGGCAAGTGTGTCCAAGAAAGATGATTTGTGGGGTGGTTTCTGTTTAGATAAGAAAATACCTATCCAGACACCTGTATTTGATGAGGTCTGTGAAGAATTATTCAAATCAGCCAAAGAAACTAGTACTCACAGTACTGCCAAAGTTTGTGAACaaagaaataaaaatataaatcatGAGCAGCAAATTAACTTGGGCGCTCCTTTGCCTCCTGCTCATAGTTACTTTTTCCATGATGATATAAGGATTCAAAATCTGGTTCGTAGCCGCTTACCGAACTTTTTTCCGTTGATGACTGAAGACATCAGAGGATCTGGTCAGCACGATGCATCAGTCATTGATTACAT GGGTCAGTTTAACCATGGAGAAAGCTCTAAACAAGCATCTGGGAAAAAGAAAGCTGTGCCAAATTCATCCAAGAGCAGGAAACAGTCAAAGAAGACTAATGTCGAAGAGGTGGCACAAGGTTCTGGAAGCTGGGTGAATCctaaatctagcacaaagatcCCAAAAAATGCTGGCAAAAGAAGGGTTCAGGCATGCGGCCAGTCCACTCAGTCTGCTGGTCAGTCGACTCAGTCTGTTGGTCATTGGTACACAGGTTCAAATGGGAAAAGG GTTTATGTGACAAAAACTGGGGAAGAGTTGACCGGTAAAATTGCCTACAGCCGTTACAAGAAG GATAAAGGAGGGTTTACAAAGAAAAGTGGCACCAGGAAGAAAAGTGGCGCCAAGAAGAAATAA
- the LOC141682678 gene encoding uncharacterized protein LOC141682678 isoform X2: protein MLMMKLKISLLMITVSDELPSTQYKSVCRSSKLSLPKHGVLSSQSSKKRKDVINTPSSANMNRSSNDVMFPKLIVSPLRKFQLIDSDSDFDDLTGHGCANVNVSKPSSSSKARQSSPHENGSPGEELRKEAQASVSKKDDLWGGFCLDKKIPIQTPVFDEVCEELFKSAKETSTHSTAKVCEQRNKNINHEQQINLGAPLPPAHSYFFHDDIRIQNLVRSRLPNFFPLMTEDIRGSGQHDASVIDYMGQFNHGESSKQASGKKKAVPNSSKSRKQSKKTNVEEVAQGSGSWVNPKSSTKIPKNAGKRRVQACGQSTQSAGQSTQSVGHWYTGSNGKRVYVTKTGEELTGKIAYSRYKKDKGGFTKKSGTRKKSGAKKK, encoded by the exons ATGTTGATGATGAAATTGAAGATTTCTCTTCTGATGATTACTGTAT CTGATGAACTTCCATCTACACAGTACAAATCTGTGTGCAGGAGCTCCAAGTTGTCATTGCCTAAACATGGGGTTTTGAGTTCTCAATCgtcaaagaaaagaaaagatgtTATAAATACTCCATCTTCTGCCAATATGAATAGAAGCAGCAACGATGTTATGTTCCCAAAGTTAATTGTTAGTCCTCTAAGAAAATTCCAGTTGATTGATTCTGATTCTGATTTTGACGATCTTACTGGCCATGGCTGTGCTAATGTAAACGTCAGTAAACCTAGTTCATCTTCAAAGGCAAGACAGTCAAGTCCTCATGAGAATGGAAGTCCGGgagaagaattaagaaaagaGGCGCAGGCAAGTGTGTCCAAGAAAGATGATTTGTGGGGTGGTTTCTGTTTAGATAAGAAAATACCTATCCAGACACCTGTATTTGATGAGGTCTGTGAAGAATTATTCAAATCAGCCAAAGAAACTAGTACTCACAGTACTGCCAAAGTTTGTGAACaaagaaataaaaatataaatcatGAGCAGCAAATTAACTTGGGCGCTCCTTTGCCTCCTGCTCATAGTTACTTTTTCCATGATGATATAAGGATTCAAAATCTGGTTCGTAGCCGCTTACCGAACTTTTTTCCGTTGATGACTGAAGACATCAGAGGATCTGGTCAGCACGATGCATCAGTCATTGATTACAT GGGTCAGTTTAACCATGGAGAAAGCTCTAAACAAGCATCTGGGAAAAAGAAAGCTGTGCCAAATTCATCCAAGAGCAGGAAACAGTCAAAGAAGACTAATGTCGAAGAGGTGGCACAAGGTTCTGGAAGCTGGGTGAATCctaaatctagcacaaagatcCCAAAAAATGCTGGCAAAAGAAGGGTTCAGGCATGCGGCCAGTCCACTCAGTCTGCTGGTCAGTCGACTCAGTCTGTTGGTCATTGGTACACAGGTTCAAATGGGAAAAGG GTTTATGTGACAAAAACTGGGGAAGAGTTGACCGGTAAAATTGCCTACAGCCGTTACAAGAAG GATAAAGGAGGGTTTACAAAGAAAAGTGGCACCAGGAAGAAAAGTGGCGCCAAGAAGAAATAA